In Nitrospira sp., the following proteins share a genomic window:
- a CDS encoding cytochrome c — MSEVAMLQLIGLGVVGTGVAILLFIQSRFPRVIGFVMIVLGLFSLVALSVPQMASLPPVEEKFDVASIKTANDMAVIGQKIFFSKGQCALCHSIGPSEAARCPDLKGIGAKLSREFMYESLTQPQAYIYLDYRHEGVPKEYPARMPYINKNPIGLTKNEILSVIAFLQQMSGEPITVSPSEIEVPGGAPAAVPAAPAVPGKTPVTDKAKQKNMKADAGLVAMVHGQ; from the coding sequence ATGAGCGAAGTTGCAATGCTGCAGTTAATCGGGCTGGGCGTCGTCGGAACGGGCGTCGCGATCCTGCTCTTTATCCAATCGCGCTTTCCGCGCGTGATTGGGTTCGTGATGATCGTCCTGGGGCTCTTCTCGCTGGTGGCCCTGAGCGTGCCGCAGATGGCCTCGCTGCCGCCGGTGGAGGAAAAGTTCGATGTGGCTAGCATCAAGACGGCCAATGACATGGCGGTGATCGGCCAGAAAATTTTCTTCAGCAAAGGCCAGTGCGCGCTGTGTCATTCAATCGGGCCCAGTGAAGCGGCGCGGTGCCCAGATCTCAAGGGCATCGGGGCCAAGCTGAGCCGCGAGTTCATGTACGAAAGTCTGACGCAGCCGCAGGCGTACATTTATCTGGATTACCGGCACGAGGGGGTTCCCAAGGAATATCCGGCCCGTATGCCGTATATCAACAAGAACCCGATCGGTCTGACCAAGAACGAAATTCTGTCGGTGATCGCATTCCTGCAGCAGATGAGCGGCGAGCCGATCACGGTCAGCCCGTCTGAAATCGAAGTGCCCGGCGGCGCGCCCGCTGCAGTTCCAGCAGCACCTGCGGTTCCAGGCAAGACGCCGGTCACGGACAAGGCGAAGCAGAAGAACATGAAGGCGGACGCAGGCCTGGTGGCCATGGTTCACGGGCAGTAA
- a CDS encoding cytochrome c — MGGALIKPAILIAVIYLFLKLVVPNLPGSAPLPASLITLYIALTIAGIMIFKTLTGGSMEEFLGPVFRFISGERQAGAMQTARFVVLALFPLFIGYETYASTAPSALPPAENRTIHPAPPGEFTGLSNPVPNTPENIMQGKGLYAAYCSPCHGQFDGKGPAARGFNPPPANFKDPTTIAMLQESYLFWRIKKGGVGLSVEGMPWKSAMPRWEVELKDEQIWKIIMGEYDGAGQKPRTWE; from the coding sequence ATGGGCGGAGCGTTGATCAAGCCGGCAATCCTCATCGCGGTCATCTATCTATTTCTAAAGCTGGTCGTGCCGAATCTGCCTGGTTCGGCTCCGCTGCCGGCGAGTCTCATCACGCTGTACATCGCACTGACCATCGCCGGGATTATGATTTTTAAGACCCTGACCGGCGGCTCCATGGAAGAGTTTCTTGGCCCAGTGTTCCGGTTTATTAGCGGAGAACGGCAGGCCGGGGCTATGCAAACGGCTCGTTTCGTCGTGCTGGCGCTCTTTCCGCTGTTCATCGGCTATGAGACCTACGCGAGCACGGCACCCAGCGCGTTGCCGCCGGCCGAAAATCGGACCATCCACCCGGCGCCGCCGGGTGAGTTTACGGGGCTGTCGAATCCCGTGCCGAATACGCCGGAGAACATTATGCAGGGGAAGGGATTGTACGCGGCCTATTGCTCTCCCTGTCATGGCCAGTTTGACGGCAAGGGGCCAGCCGCGCGCGGCTTCAATCCTCCCCCGGCTAATTTCAAGGACCCCACGACGATCGCGATGTTGCAGGAAAGCTATCTGTTCTGGCGCATCAAGAAGGGCGGCGTTGGCCTTTCTGTCGAGGGCATGCCGTGGAAGTCCGCCATGCCGCGGTGGGAGGTCGAGTTAAAAGACGAGCAAATATGGAAGATCATCATGGGCGAGTACGACGGGGCGGGTCAGAAGCCCCGGACGTGGGAGTAA